From the Clarias gariepinus isolate MV-2021 ecotype Netherlands chromosome 3, CGAR_prim_01v2, whole genome shotgun sequence genome, one window contains:
- the mrpl9 gene encoding 39S ribosomal protein L9, mitochondrial: MLARAAAQFVLQPARESARARSFSLSACMGTVMVERWWQVPLSKEGSPPRLYTRRHKVYRLVEDTKHNKQEKMELLLTQTVPKLGGRGDTVFVKKSVGRNKLLAQGLAVYPSPDNKEMFMEERRLLREGKKEDRIQTRTGQLTVELLKKSSLEVELRPAAQQHFLLTKEIVCRHFLRKLGMVVPPHALTLPDESITQFGDFWCDVTVNGVDTVRVPLTVGPYVDPEKKKLIRQQAAAAETQHTESQSDL, translated from the exons ATGCTCGCGCGCGCGGCCGCTCAGTTTGTCCTTCAGCCCGCGCGTGAGTCAGCGCGAGCTCGGAGCTTCAGCCTGAGCGCGTGCATG ggcaCAGTGATGGTGGAGCGATGGTGGCAGGTCCCTCTGTCGAAGGAAGGCAGTCCTCCCAGACTCTACACGCGCCGGCACAAGGTGTATCGCCTGGTGGAAGACACCAAGCACAACAAGCAGGAGAAGATGGAGCTGCTGCTCACACAGACCGTGCCCA agTTGGGCGGCCGGGGCGACACGGTGTTTGTGAAGAAGTCTGTGGGACGTAACAAGCTCCTGGCTCAGGGTCTGGCTGTGTACCCGTCTCCTGATAACAAGGAGATGTTCATGGAGGAGAGACGC TTACTGCGTGAGGGGAAGAAAGAGGACAGAATCCAGACCAGGACAGGACAGCTC ACAGTGGAGCTCCTGAAGAAGTCGAGTCTGGAGGTGGAGCTCCGCCCCGCGGCACAGCAGCACTTTCTCCTCACCAAGGAAATCGTCTGCAGGCATTTTTTGCGAAAA ctGGGCATGGTGGTCCCTCCCCATGCTCTGACGTTACCCGACGAGTCGATCACACAGTTCGGGGATTTCTGGTGCGATGTCACG GTGAATGGCGTGGACACGGTGCGAGTGCCTCTGACTGTGGGACCATACGTGGATCCAGAGAAGAAGAAACTCATAAGACAGCAAGCAGCAGCAGCCGAGACGCAACACACAGAGTCTCAGTCTGACCTCTGA
- the lix1l gene encoding LIX1-like protein encodes MESVRHQQRLQPGVGYGATLRAALRPGVTGTGTLASSGPPPPLPPLHSLSAGFISHAGLGAPEPATNPAVLREAVDAVVRSFAKHTQGYGRVNVVEALQEFWQMKQSRGAELKNGALVVYEMVPSNSPPYVCYVSLPGGSCFGSFQFCPTKAEARRSAAKIALMNSVFNEHPSRRITDEFIEKSVCEALASFNGNREEADNPNTGIGAFRFMLESNKGKSMLEFQELMTVFQLLHWNGSLKAMRERQCSRQEVLAHYSHRALDDDMRTQMASDWVNREHGVSGSVSRELAATERELEEARLAGRELRFYKEKKDILIMALGQLGNSNSTTLPLTC; translated from the exons ATGGAGTCTGTGCGCCATCAGCAGCGCCTCCAGCCCGGGGTGGGATACGGAGCCACACTCAGAGCCGCGCTCAGGCCCGGAGTCACCGGAACCGGAACCCTGGCCAGCTCCGGGCCTCCGCCGCCGCTCCCTCCGCTCCACAGCCTCAGCGCCGGATTCATCAGCCACGCCGGCCTCGGAGCTCCGGAACCGGCCACCAATCCCGCCGTGCTGCGGGAGGCCGTGGATGCGGTGGTGCGGAGCTTCGCCAAGCACACGCAGGGATACGGCAGGG TGAACGTGGTGGAGGCTCTGCAGGAGTTCTGGCAGATGAAGCAGTCCAGAGGAGCCGAGCTGAAGAACGGAGCGCTGGTGGTGTATGAGATGGTTCCTTCCAACAGTCCTCCATACGTGTGCTACGTCAGTCTGCCCGGGGGCAGCTGCTTCGGAAGCTTCCAG TTCTGTCCAACCAAAGCCGAAGCCAGACGCAGCGCGGCCAAAATCGCCTTAATGAACTCTGTGTTTAACGAGCATCCGTCACGCAGGATCACAGACGAGTTTATcgagaagagtgtgtgtgaagctctCGCCTCCTTCAAT ggaAACCGAGAAGAAGCAGACAATCCCAACACGGGCATTGGGGCGTTCCGCTTCATGCTGGAGTCCAACAAAGGCAAATCCATGTTGGAGTTCCAG GAGCTGATGACAGTGTTCCAGCTGCTGCACTGGAACGGAAGCCTTAAAGCcatgagagagagacaatgCTCTCGCCAG gaggtGCTGGCTCATTACTCTCACCGTGCTCTGGATGACGATATGAGGACGCAGATGGCATCGGATTGGGTAAACCGTGAGCATGGCGTATCGGGCAGCGTGTCGAGAGAGTTGGCGGCCACCGAGCGAGAGCTGGAGGAGGCGCGACTCGCCGGCCGAGAGTTACGCTTTTACAAAGAAAAGAAGGACATCCTGATCATGGCACTGGGGCAACTGGGCAACTCGAACAGCACCACACTGCCCCTGACCTGCTGA